A region of Oncorhynchus masou masou isolate Uvic2021 chromosome 29, UVic_Omas_1.1, whole genome shotgun sequence DNA encodes the following proteins:
- the LOC135520569 gene encoding zinc finger protein 23-like, which produces MSKIELLRVFLNQRLIAAADDIFGVVEETIAEYQEEVSRTKEENRRLLITLDILTKPDNKLHRQEDLQQLTVTVSDEVVSPEQQEWISSLGQKDPEPTRMKDEQDEPRTSQEEENHFNEFINSYGCVSSSYYQDPTQSSHGERYSLPSTSTEQIKTEPYVEDYGVSEPTREPQPFTAVDTECSAAQSENRGHNDRMESGVPLSGLMLKPLKSKRTKTVKGQSFHSVKDRKLNHLKSHSRPSVSWDAAPSCKVCGKQFDSMASLLNHVQTHTQDKEHLCGVCGKFCQSTESMMDHLQTHIGAKCCHVCGKYFAWDAFLKRHLRSHTGEKPFRCHHCGKGFSQSGNLAVHMKSHSGEKPHRCPVCGKCFSRNPDLTVHIRTHTGVEPYKGSIVAKDSSRIITGNYT; this is translated from the exons ATGTCTAAAATAGAGTTATTGAGAGTGTTTCTAAACCAGAGATTGATAGCGGCAGCTGATGATATATTTGGTGTCGTTGAAGAAACGATAGCAGAGTACCAGGAAGAGGTTTCTCGCACAAAGGAGGAGAACAGGCGTCTACTGATCACGCTTGATATCCTTACTAAGCCAGATAACAAGTTACATAGACAAGAAG accTCCAGCAGCTCACTGTCACTGTGTCTGATGAGGTGGTTTCCCCTGAGCAGCAGGAGTGGATCTCCAGTCTGGGGCAGAAGGACCCAGAACCCACACGGATGAAAGATGAACAGGATGAACCAAGGaccagtcaggaagaagagaatCATTTCAATGAGTTTATCAATTCATACGGCTGTGTATCAAGTAGCTATTATCAGGACCCAACTCAGTCCTCACATGGAGAGAGATACTCTCTACCCAGCACCTCAACTGAACAGATCAAAACAGAACCTTATGTAGAAGACTATGGTGTATCAGAACCAACCAGAGAGCCTCAGCCCTTCACTGCAGTAGATACAGAGTGTTCTGCAGCTCAGAGTGAAAACAGAGGACATAATGACAGGATGGAGAGTGGAGTACCTCTGTCAGGTCTAATGTTAAAGCCACTCAAATCAAAGAGAACAAAGACCGTAAAAGGACAAAGTTTTCATAGTGTTAAGGACAGGAAATTGAACCATCTAAAATCACACTCGAGACCCAGTGTAAGCTGGGATGCTGCTCCTAGTTGTAAGGTATGTGGAAAGCAATTTGACTCCATGGCATCTTTATTAAATCATGTGCAAACGCACACACAGGATAAAGAACAtctttgtggtgtgtgtggaaaATTCTGTCAGTCTACAGAAAGTATGATGGATCACCTACAAACTCACATCGGAGCAAAGTGTTGTCATGTTTGCGGTAAATATTTTGCTTGGGATGCTTTCCTGAAAAGGCATTTGAGGAGTCATACAGGGGAGAAGCCGTTTCGCTGTCATCATTGTGGCAAAGGATTCAGTCAGAGTGGAAACCTGGCTGTGCATATGAAGAGCCACTCTGGGGAGAAACCACATCGCTGCCCTGTTTGTGGCAAATGTTTCAGTAGAAACCCTGATCTTACAGTGCACATCAGGACTCATACAGGAGTGGAACCATATAAGGGCAGTATTGTGGCCAAGGATTCAAGCAGAATTATCACCGGAAACTACACATGA
- the LOC135520567 gene encoding zinc finger protein OZF-like: MSKIELLRVFLNQRLTMAAEEIFGVVEETIAEYQEENSRLRNMLDVVIKPDILLHRIDIQQPTHPVSEQEVLPEQQHCEQEWSPSLGQEDPHYIQIKEEPEELESFLKNDSNHQDLTQSSLLYETQSEDYEETYCLPSTSTAQRNYSLPSTSTEQNMIQIKPELNAEDNGVSEPSCESQPLFAEDTESSTAQSKNMKCVKGVESRPLSDSKPLKSKRSQTVRKQSAYIHCKFCGMYFSYLASLVNHARKHAQDKECLCGVCGIHLESTESMLDHLETHVGARVCHVCGTFFPGSAELNDHMKVHPGEKSFCCPDCGKCFRKNPDLTAHKRIHTGERPYRCQFCGKGFSQSGNLAVHMKSHSGEKPHCCPVCGKCFSSKSYMNTHMKIHTGERPFCCRLCRKCFIRNPDLTVHMRTHTGVKPYKCQYCGQGFKQNYHRKLHMKIHMGKTISLPSL; encoded by the exons atgtcaaaaataGAGTTATTGAGAGTGTTTCTCAACCAGAGATTGACAATGGCAGCTGAGGAGATATTTGGCGTCGTTGAAGAAACGATAGCAGAGTACCAGGAAGAGAACAGCCGTCTGCGTAACATGCTCGATGTAGTTATTAAACCAGATATACTATTACACAGAATAG ACATCCAACAGCCCACTCACCCTGTATCTGAACAGGAGGTTCTCCCTGAGCAGCAACACTGTGAGCAGGAGTGGAGCCCCAGTCTGGGGCAGGAAGACCCACATTACATACAGATAAAAGAGGAACCGGAGGAACTAGAGTCATTTTTGAAAAATGACTCCAACCACCAGGACCTGACTCAGTCCTCACTTCTTTATGAAACCCAAAGTGAAGACTACGAAGAGACGTACTGTCTTCCCAGCACCTCAACTGCACAGAGGAACTACTCTCTACCCAGCACCTCCACTGAACAGAACATGATACAGATAAAACCAGAACTTAATGCAGAAGACAATGGAGTATCAGAACCATCCTGTGAGTCTCAGCCCCTCTTTGCAGAAGATACAGAGTCTTCTACAGCTCAGAGTAAAAACATGAAATGTGTCAAAGGGGTAGAGAGTAGACCTCTGTCAGATTCAAAGCCACTGAAATCAAAGAGATCACAGACAGTAAGAAAACAAAGTGCCTATATCCACTGTAAATTTTGTGGAATGTATTTCTCCTACTTAGCTTCTTTAGTGAATCATGCAAGAAAGCATGCACAGGACAAAGAATGCCTATGTGGTGTGTGTGGAATACACTTAGAGTCCACCGAAAGTATGTTAGATCATCTAGAAACCCACGTTGGAGCTAGAGTTTGTCATGTTTGTGGTACATTTTTCCCTGGGAGTGCTGAGCTGAATGATCATATGAAGGTTCACCCAGGGGAGAAATCGTTTTGCTGTCCTGATTGTGGCAAGTGTTTCAGAAAAAATCCAGATCTCACAGCGCACAAGAGGATTCATACAGGGGAGAGACCGTACCGCTGCCAGTTTTGTGGCAAAGGATTCAGTCAGAGTGGAAACCTGGCTGTGCATATGAAGAGCCACTCTGGGGAGAAACCGCATTGCTGCCCTGTTTGTGGGAAATGTTTCAGCAGTAAATCTTATATGAACACACACATGAAGATTCACACAGGGGAGAGGCCATTTTGCTGTCGTTTATGCAGAAAATGTTTCATAAGAAACCCTGATCTGACAGTCCACATGAGGACTCATACAGGGGTGAAACCATATAAGTGCCAGTATTGTGGCCAAGGCTTCAAACAGAATTATCACCGGAAACTACACATGAAGATCCACATGGGAAAAACCATATCATTACCATCTTTGTGA
- the LOC135520570 gene encoding zinc finger protein 37 homolog, translating into MSKIDFLRVFLNQKLIAAAEEIFGVVEETIAEYQEEVSHTKEENRRLRSMLDIRSKPQIKLHRRADLQQLTVAVSDEQQEWSPSLGQKDPEPTRMKDEQDEPRTSQEDENHFNEFINSYGCVSSGYYQDPTQSSHGERYSLPSTSTEQIKTEPYVEDYGVSEPTREPQPFSAVDTECSAAQSENRGHNDRMESGVPLSGLMLKPLKSKRTKTVKGQSFHSVKDRKLNHLKSHSRPSVSWDAAPSCKVCGKQFDSMASLLNHVQTHTQDKEHLCGVCGKFCQSTESMMDHLQTHIGAKCCHICGKYFAWDTFLKRHLRSHTGEKPFHCQDCGKGFTQRGHLNLHMRSHTGEKPHQCQDCGKCFSQNTSLIVHMRTHTGEKPYMCPVCRKCFTTSSMLKKHQTAHKHIGAMNVANATMDSDHTEPREEGLQEGEQMTVPCVGGENQTAD; encoded by the exons ATGTCTAAAATTGATTTCTTGAGAGTGTTTCTCAACCAGAAATTAATAGCTGCAGCGGAAGAGATATTTGGTGTCGTTGAAGAAACGATAGCAGAGTACCAGGAGGAGGTCTCTCACACAAAGGAGGAGAACAGGCGTCTACGAAGCATGCTGGATATTCGTTCTAAGCCACAGATCAAGTTACATAGACGAGCAG ACCTCCAGCAGCTCACTGTCGCCGTGTCTGATGAGCAGCAGGAGTGGAGCCCCAGCCTGGGGCAGAAGGACCCAGAACCCACACGGATGAAAGATGAACAGGATGAACCAAGGACCAGTCAGGAGGATGAGAATCATTTCAATGAGTTTATCAATTCTTACGGCTGTGTATCAAGTGGTTATTATCAGGACCCAACTCAGTCCTCACATGGAGAGAGATACTCTCTACCCAGCACCTCAACTGAACAGATCAAAACAGAACCTTATGTAGAAGACTATGGTGTATCAGAACCAACCAGAGAGCCTCAGCCCTTCTCTGCAGTAGATACAGAGTGTTCTGCAGCTCAGAGTGAAAACAGAGGACATAATGACAGGATGGAGAGTGGAGTACCTCTGTCAGGTCTAATGTTAAAGCCACTCAAATCAAAGAGAACAAAGACCGTAAAAGGACAAAGTTTTCATAGTGTTAAGGACAGGAAATTGAACCATCTAAAATCACACTCGAGACCCAGTGTAAGCTGGGATGCTGCTCCTAGTTGTAAGGTATGTGGAAAGCAATTTGACTCCATGGCGTCTTTATTAAATCATGTGCAAACGCACACACAGGATAAAGAACAtctttgtggtgtgtgtggaaaATTCTGTCAGTCTACAGAAAGTATGATGGATCACCTACAAACTCACATCGGAGCAAAGTGTTGTCATATTTGTGGTAAATATTTTGCTTGGGATACTTTCCTGAAAAGGCATTTGAGGAGTCATACAGGGGAGAAGCCGTTTCACTGTCAAGATTGTGGCAAAGGATTTACTCAGCGTGGACACCTAAACTTACATATGAGGAGCCATACAGGGGAGAAACCACATCAGTGCCAGGATTGTGGCAAATGTTTCAGCCAGAATACATCTCTGATAGTGCACATGAGGactcacacaggggagaagccatacATGTGTCCTGTGTGTAGAAAATGCTTTACCACATCAAGTATGTTGAAGAAGCATCAGACAGCTCACAAACATATAGGTGCCATGAATGTGGCCAATGCCACAATGGATTCAGACCATACAGAGCCACGTGAAGAGGGTTTACAAGAAGGAGAACAAATGACTGTTCCCTGTGTGGGGGGAGAGAATCAGACAGCAGACTGA
- the LOC135520568 gene encoding zinc finger protein 45-like: MSKIEYLRVFLNQKLIAAAEEIFGVVEETIAEYQEEVSHTKEENRRLRSMLDIRSKPHIKLHKRADLQQLPVTVSDEVVSPEQQEWSPSLGQKDPEPTRMKDEQDEPRTSQEEENHFNEFINSYGCVSSGYYQDPTQSSLEERYSLPSTSTEQIKTEPYVEDYGVSEPTREPQPFSAVDTECPAAQSENRGHNDRMESGVPLSGLMLKPLKSKRTKTVKGQSFHSVKDRKLNHLKSHSRPSVSWDAAPSCKVCGKQFDSMASLLNHVQTHTQDKEHLCGVCGKFCQSTESMMDHLQTHIGAKCCHICGKYFAWDTFLKRHLRSHTGEKPFHCQDCGKGFTQRGHLNLHMRSHTGEKPHQCQDCGKGFSQSGNLAVHMKSHSGEKPHRCPVCGKCFSRNPDLKVHIRTHIGVKPYKCQYCGQEFKQNYNLTLHMKIHMGKTISLPSL, translated from the exons ATGTCTAAAATAGAGTACTTGAGAGTGTTTCTCAACCAGAAATTGATAGCGGCAGCTGAGGAGATATTTGGTGTCGTTGAAGAAACGATAGCAGAGTACCAGGAAGAGGTTTCTCACACAAAGGAGGAGAACAGGCGTCTACGGAGCATGCTGGATATTCGTTCTAAGCCACATATCAAGTTACATAAACGagcag ACCTCCAGCAGCTCCCTGTCACCGTGTCTGATGAGGTGGTTTCCCCTGAGCAGCAGGAGTGGAGCCCCAGCCTGGGGCAGAAGGACCCAGAACCCACACGGATGAAAGATGAACAGGATGAACCAAGGaccagtcaggaagaagagaatCATTTCAATGAGTTTATCAATTCTTACGGCTGTGTATCAAGTGGTTATTATCAGGACCCAACTCAGTCCTCACTTGAAGAGAGATACTCTCTACCCAGCACCTCAACTGAACAGATCAAAACAGAACCTTATGTAGAAGACTATGGTGTATCAGAACCAACCAGAGAGCCTCAGCCCTTCTCTGCAGTAGATACAGAGTGTCCTGCAGCTCAGAGTGAAAACAGAGGACATAATGACAGGATGGAGAGTGGAGTACCTCTGTCAGGTCTAATGTTAAAGCCACTCAAATCAAAGAGAACAAAGACCGTAAAAGGACAAAGTTTTCATAGTGTTAAGGACAGGAAATTGAACCATCTAAAATCACACTCGAGACCCAGTGTAAGCTGGGATGCTGCTCCTAGTTGTAAGGTATGTGGAAAGCAATTTGACTCCATGGCGTCTTTATTAAATCATGTGCAAACGCACACACAGGATAAAGAACAtctttgtggtgtgtgtggaaaATTCTGTCAGTCCACAGAAAGTATGATGGATCACCTACAAACTCACATTGGAGCAAAGTGTTGTCATATTTGTGGTAAATATTTTGCTTGGGATACTTTCCTGAAAAGGCATTTGAGGAGTCATACAGGGGAGAAGCCGTTTCACTGTCAAGATTGTGGCAAAGGATTTACTCAGCGTGGACACCTAAACTTACATATGAGGAGCCATACAGGGGAGAAACCACATCAATGCCAGGATTGTGGCAAAGGATTCAGTCAGAGTGGAAACCTGGCTGTGCATATGAAGAGCCACTCTGGGGAGAAACCACATCGCTGCCCTGTTTGTGGCAAATGTTTCAGCAGAAACCCTGATCTGAAAGTCCACATCAGGACTCATATAGGGGTGAAACCATATAAGTGCCAGTATTGTGGCCAAGAATTCAAGCAAAATTATAACCTGACACTACACATGAAGATCCACATGGGAAAAACCATATCATTACCATCTTTGTGA